A single region of the Terriglobales bacterium genome encodes:
- a CDS encoding PP2C family protein-serine/threonine phosphatase, with protein MATSRIQQRMQAEPLAIALNTVAPRESKRVRKVSAEALEVQVAALEQDRRQVYQELFEAAQVQRRLSGARHVERAGFEIASEVFPIRHLAGDFITTIEIKEQVWIALGDIEGKGLAAAMWFTHLVSLIRCHALADMNVASVMTRVNRDLCGLQPSPPLTAMVLLAIDSSARPIEYCNAGHPSPLAVRRDGQVERLEVGGPLLGVLSGATYESGRVELGAGDLLLGCSDGVLECHNEKDEDFGYTRVITQARKHADDSARAILFSILGAVQDFAGDTTRQDDVSVLVIRPAKDRRQ; from the coding sequence CAGGATCCAGCAGCGGATGCAGGCGGAACCGTTGGCCATCGCGCTGAACACGGTCGCGCCGCGAGAAAGCAAACGCGTCCGCAAAGTAAGCGCCGAAGCTTTGGAAGTGCAGGTGGCGGCGCTGGAACAGGACCGGCGGCAGGTCTACCAGGAATTGTTCGAGGCGGCGCAGGTCCAGCGCCGGTTGAGCGGGGCGCGACACGTCGAGCGCGCCGGCTTTGAAATCGCCAGCGAAGTTTTCCCTATCCGCCACCTCGCGGGCGACTTCATCACCACGATCGAAATTAAAGAGCAAGTCTGGATCGCACTCGGCGACATCGAAGGCAAGGGACTGGCAGCGGCCATGTGGTTTACGCACTTGGTGAGCCTGATTCGCTGTCATGCGCTCGCGGATATGAATGTCGCCTCGGTCATGACCAGGGTCAACCGCGACCTGTGCGGGCTGCAACCATCGCCACCACTGACTGCGATGGTCCTGCTGGCGATTGATTCCTCAGCGCGGCCAATCGAATACTGCAATGCCGGGCATCCGTCACCGCTGGCAGTGCGTCGCGACGGTCAAGTAGAGCGGCTCGAAGTCGGCGGCCCGCTGCTCGGCGTATTGAGCGGCGCCACCTACGAATCCGGGCGCGTCGAGCTTGGCGCGGGCGACTTACTGCTGGGATGCTCTGACGGGGTCCTCGAGTGTCACAACGAAAAGGACGAAGACTTCGGGTACACGCGCGTCATCACCCAGGCGCGAAAGCACGCCGACGATTCGGCGCGGGCAATTTTGTTTTCCATTCTCGGTGCGGTGCAGGATTTTGCCGGCGACACGACACGACAGGACGATGTCAGCGTGCTGGTGATTCGACCAGCAAAAGATCGACGCCAGTAG